A part of Cannabis sativa cultivar Pink pepper isolate KNU-18-1 chromosome 6, ASM2916894v1, whole genome shotgun sequence genomic DNA contains:
- the LOC115725026 gene encoding V-type proton ATPase 16 kDa proteolipid subunit, producing the protein MSSTFSGDETAPFFGFLGAAAALVFSCMGAAYGTAKSGVGVASMGVMRPELVMKSIVPVVMAGVLGIYGLIIAVIISTGINPKAKSYYLFDGYAHLSSGLACGLAGLSAGMAIGIVGDAGVRANAQQPKLFVGMILILIFAEALALYGLIVGIILSSRAGQSRAE; encoded by the exons ATGTCTTCAACCTTCAGCGGCGATGAAACGGCACCGTTCTTCGGATTCCTCGGCGCTGCCGCGGCTCTAGTTTTCTCCT GTATGGGAGCTGCCTATGGCACAGCAAAGAGTGGTGTTGGTGTGGCATCTATGGGAGTGATGAGACCCGAGTTGGTCATGAAGTCCATTGTTCCAGTTGTTATGGCTGgagttttgggtatttatgGTCTTATTATTGCTGTTATCATCAGTACAGGGATTAACCCAAAGGCAAAATCATACTACCTTTTTGATGGTTATGCTCATCTTTCCTCTGGTCTTGCTTGTGGTCTTGCTGGTCTTTCAGCTGGAATGGCCATTGGTATTGTTGGTGATGCTGGTGTTAG AGCTAATGCACAGCAGCCAAAACTTTTCGTTGGTATGATTCTTATCCTCATCTTTGCCGAGGCTCTTGCCCTGTACGGTCTTATCGTCGGCATTATCTTGTCTTCTCGTGCTGGCCAGTCCAGAGCAGAATGA